In the genome of Diaphorobacter sp. HDW4A, the window TGCAGCACTGCCACAAAGGTCACGGCCACGCCGAAGACAAAACTCTTGACCACGCCATTGCCCACGTCCTTCCAGACATCGACGCTGCTTTGCATTGCCCCCCAGAAGGCACCGGAGTCCACGCCGAGCATGAGCACGCCGACCATCCAGCCGCCGATCACGCCAACGGCATTGAACACCGCCGCCAGCAGCGGCATGGCGATCACGCCGCCCCAAAAGCGCGGCACCAGAATGCGGCGCACCGGATCGACGGCCATCATCTCCATTGCCGAGAGCTGCTCGCCCGCCCGCATGAGTCCGATCTCAGCCGTGAGCGAGGTGCCCGCGCGGCCCGCGAACAGCAGCGCCGTCACCACAGGGCCGAGTTCGCGCACCAGCCCAAGCGTGACGACCAGTCCCAGCGCATTGGTCGAGCCGTAGAGCTGCAGGATGTTGTAGCCCTGTAGCGCCAGCACGAAGCCGACGAACAGGCCCGACATCGCGATGATCGACAGCGAATAGTTGCCGAGAAAATGCACCTGATCACGCACCAGCCCGGGGCGCTTGAGGGCCTCGCTGCCAAGCTGGACCAGACGCCAGAAAAGCTTTGCACCCTGACCGATGTCGGCCAGTTTGCTGCGTACCGCAAAACCCACGTCGGATGGACGCCACCAACTCATGCCTTGTCTCCCGACGCCATGCCCACTGGGCCAAAATCCTGCGCCACGCTCGGGCCGGGATAGTGAAACGGCACGGGCCCCGTGGGCAGCGCGTTGACGAACTGGTGCACCAGCGGATCGGTGCTCTTGCGCACCTCGTCGGGCGAGCCCTGTGCGGCAATCGTGCCGGGGCCGAGAATGATCACGTGATCGGCCAATCGGAAGGTTTCTTCCAGATCGTGCGACACGATGATCGTGGTCAGCCCCATCGAATCGTTGAGCTGACGGATCAGCTGCGCCGAAGTGCCGAGCGAAATCGGATCGAGCCCCGCGAACGGCTCGTCGTACATGATGAGTTCGGGGTCGAGCGCGATCGCCCGCGCCAGCGCCACGCGCCGCGCCATGCCGCCGGAAATCTGGCTGGGCATGAGGTCGCGCGCGCCGCGCAGACCGACGGCATTGAGCTTCATGAGCACGATGTCGCGGATCAGCTCTTCCGACAGATCCGTGTGTTCGCGCAGCGGAAACGCCACGTTCTCATAGACGCTCATGTCGGTGAACAACGCGCCGAACTGGAACAGCATGCCCATGCGGCGACGCGCGCCGTACAGCGCCTTCATGTCCATGTCGCCGACGTTCTTGCCGTCAAACAACACTTCGCCGCCCTGGGCGACATGCTGCCCGCCGATCAGGCGCAGCACGGTCGTCTTGCCGCCGCCAGATGCACCCATCAGCGCTGTGACCTTGCCGCGCGGCACGCTCAGGCTGACGTCGCGCAGGATCGCGCGATCGCCATACCCGAAGTGGACATTGCGCAGCTCGACAAGCGGTTTGGAGACGGTTGGTACGGTTTCAGGCATTGGTAAAAGCAATCGGATGCCATCCCCAAGCGGAGAGGAGCAACCCTACATCATAGGGGGAAACCCGTTTCCTGCATCCACCGGGTGTTGAACACACTGTTGCCGAAACAATGCTTGACTATACTCATGATCTCCTGACAAAGTCCTGCCAGCCCCGGCCGACAAGGTTTTCCGCCGGAGCACGATCCGATGATCGATACTGAGACCCAGAGGCGCAGGCCACTGAAATGCAACACCCTATGCGGCCAAAGGAAAACCAGCACGCCATGACGACGCAACCACAGAACGCCCGCGCCGCTGCGCGCGAAGCCAGTGGATTGCATTTGATCGGCGATCTGCATGGCTGCGAAGCCGGTGCGCAGATGATGCTGGACGCCGCGTTTCTCGAAGCCTTCTGCCTTGCCCGCGTGACCGATGCCGGGCTCACCACAGTGGGCAGCCTGTTCCACTCGTTCGGCGCAGGTGGCGGGGTGACCGGCGTGGTGGTGCTCGCCGAGTCGCATCTCTCGGTCCACACATGGCCCGAGTCAGATTATGTGACGCTCGATGTGTTCGTCTGCAACTACTCGGGCGACAACCGCCCCAGGGCGCAACAGCTCTTCGACGCTCTACGGGGCGCGTTCAAGCCCGCCAGCACCCATCAACAGCGCATCGAACGCGCCTGAATCAAGCCCAATGAAAAAAGCGCGGACCGTGCCGCGCTTCTTTGTTGCATGCCGCCCACTCGCCTTACAGCATGTGATGCAAGAACGCTTTGGCGCGCTCATGGCGCGGATCGGCGAAGAACTCCTGCGCCGGGCGCGCCTCGATCAATTCGCCCTGATCCATGAACACCACAGTGTTGGCCACCTCGCGCGCAAAGCCCATTTCGTGCGTGACCACCAACATGGTCATGCGCTCATCGGCCAGCTCGCGCATGGTCTTGAGCACCTCGCCGGTCAGCTCGGGATCGAGCGCCGAGGTCGGCTCGTCGAACAACATGATGTCGGGCTCCATCGCAAGTGCACGGGCAATCGCCACGCGCTGCTTCTGGCCGCCTGACAGGCGCGACGGATAGTTGTCGCGCTTGGCCAAGAGGCCCACCTTGGCGAGCAGCTTGTCGGCACGCGCAATCGCCTCGTCACGCGAGACCTTCTGCACGATCATCGGCGCTTCGATGATGTTCTCGAGCACCGTCAAATGCGGGAACAGATTGAAGTGCTGGAACACCATGCCCATCTTGCTGCAGATGCGGCGCATTTCGCCCTCGCTCGCATAGGTGCACTTTCCGCTCGCGTCGGTCGAGGCCAGCGTCGCGCCTTCGACCACCACGCTGCCGCTGTCGATGGTCTCGAGGTGATTCAGGCAGCGCAAAAACGTGCTCTTGCCCGAGCCCGAAGGGCCGATCACCGCCACCACCTCGCCGCGCGAGATGGTCAACGACACACCGCGCAGCACCTGCGTGGCGCCGAATGCCTTCTTGATGTCGCGTGCATCGATCATCGTCGGCTGCAGGTTCGCGTTACTCATCAAATTTGGCATAGCGTTTTTCCAGGCGCTGGAAGCCCCAGGTGAGCACCAGCGTCATGATCAGATAGAAGGCGGCGGCCACGATGAACGGTGTGGTCGTGAAGTCGCGCTGCACGAATCCGCGCGCAGCACGCAGCAAATCGTTCAGGGCCAGCACGTAGATCAGCGAGGTGTCTTTGACCAGCGTAATCGTCTCGTTGCTCATGGGCGGCAGGATGCTGCGCACCATCTGCGGCAGCACGATGCGGCGCATGGTCTGCGGATAGCTCATGCCGAGCACCTTGGCGGCCTCATACTGGCCACGATCGACCGACAGAATGCCGGCGCGGAAGATCTCCGC includes:
- the speD gene encoding adenosylmethionine decarboxylase yields the protein MTTQPQNARAAAREASGLHLIGDLHGCEAGAQMMLDAAFLEAFCLARVTDAGLTTVGSLFHSFGAGGGVTGVVVLAESHLSVHTWPESDYVTLDVFVCNYSGDNRPRAQQLFDALRGAFKPASTHQQRIERA
- a CDS encoding ABC transporter ATP-binding protein, with amino-acid sequence MPETVPTVSKPLVELRNVHFGYGDRAILRDVSLSVPRGKVTALMGASGGGKTTVLRLIGGQHVAQGGEVLFDGKNVGDMDMKALYGARRRMGMLFQFGALFTDMSVYENVAFPLREHTDLSEELIRDIVLMKLNAVGLRGARDLMPSQISGGMARRVALARAIALDPELIMYDEPFAGLDPISLGTSAQLIRQLNDSMGLTTIIVSHDLEETFRLADHVIILGPGTIAAQGSPDEVRKSTDPLVHQFVNALPTGPVPFHYPGPSVAQDFGPVGMASGDKA
- a CDS encoding amino acid ABC transporter permease; this translates as MDYVLSLLGPLAQGATVTLKLFVITLLLAVPLGLVLALARVSHFKPLSAFVNGYIWLMRGTPLMLQMLFIYFALPFVPVIGVRLPDFPAAVLAFALNYAAYFAEIFRAGILSVDRGQYEAAKVLGMSYPQTMRRIVLPQMVRSILPPMSNETITLVKDTSLIYVLALNDLLRAARGFVQRDFTTTPFIVAAAFYLIMTLVLTWGFQRLEKRYAKFDE
- a CDS encoding amino acid ABC transporter ATP-binding protein — translated: MPNLMSNANLQPTMIDARDIKKAFGATQVLRGVSLTISRGEVVAVIGPSGSGKSTFLRCLNHLETIDSGSVVVEGATLASTDASGKCTYASEGEMRRICSKMGMVFQHFNLFPHLTVLENIIEAPMIVQKVSRDEAIARADKLLAKVGLLAKRDNYPSRLSGGQKQRVAIARALAMEPDIMLFDEPTSALDPELTGEVLKTMRELADERMTMLVVTHEMGFAREVANTVVFMDQGELIEARPAQEFFADPRHERAKAFLHHML
- the mlaE gene encoding lipid asymmetry maintenance ABC transporter permease subunit MlaE codes for the protein MSWWRPSDVGFAVRSKLADIGQGAKLFWRLVQLGSEALKRPGLVRDQVHFLGNYSLSIIAMSGLFVGFVLALQGYNILQLYGSTNALGLVVTLGLVRELGPVVTALLFAGRAGTSLTAEIGLMRAGEQLSAMEMMAVDPVRRILVPRFWGGVIAMPLLAAVFNAVGVIGGWMVGVLMLGVDSGAFWGAMQSSVDVWKDVGNGVVKSFVFGVAVTFVAVLQGYVAKPTPEGVSRATTRTVVIASLSVLGLDFLLTALMFSI